In the Centroberyx gerrardi isolate f3 chromosome 9, fCenGer3.hap1.cur.20231027, whole genome shotgun sequence genome, one interval contains:
- the r3hdm4 gene encoding R3H domain-containing protein 4, whose translation MVVLTNDNNEEQDFNILIEERKCSSLPSSPAKRVSPTKKKQFFINQAIRNSDLTPRAKGKKSLRRQENTRFLANLLERDECAKDELEVCSNPAIPSIFTEACTNGNYVEPWNDFMNRSGEEQEKLLSLLEEEAKKKNSLRILKDQRNVNPAFTAQDYFQRIDRRLRATLKRKQIPIGTLEVLEENLLSFFNAQPHSVYTTNLGSSFERLLLHAVCQYMDLVSASSDCNGARQTEVVNKQEEFLPPSPLLSAYLEQMS comes from the exons ATGGTTGTTCTGACAAATGACAACAATGAAGAACAGGATTTTAATAT CCTGATAGAGGAGCGTAAATGCAGCTCCCTCCCCAGCTCCCCCGCCAAGCGAGTGTCTCCCACCAAGAAGAAGCAGTTCTTCATCAACCAAGCCATCCGCAACTCCGACCTCACGCCCCGAGCCAAAGGCAAGAAGAGCCTCCGCCGGCAGGAGAACA CGCGCTTCCTTGCTAATCTCCTGGAGAGAGATGAGTGCGCCAAAGATGAGCTGGAGGTGTGCAGCAACCCGGCCATCCCCTCCATCTTCACCGAGGCCTGCACCAACGGAAACTACGTGGAG CCGTGGAACGACTTCATGAATCGCTccggagaggagcaggagaagctGCTGTCGCTGCTGGAGGAAGAAGCCAAGAAGAAGAACTCCCTCCGCATCCTCAAAGACCAGAGGAATG TAAATCCTGCCTTCACTGCTCAAGACTACTTCCAGAGGATCGATCGGAGGCTGCGGGCGACTCTGAAACGGAAACAAATCCCCATA GGAACTCTGGAAGTGCTTGAGGAAAACCTGCTGAGCTTCTTCAACGCTCAGCCTCACTCAGTTTACACCACCAACCTCGGCAGCAG tTTTGAGCGGCTGCTGCTCCACGCTGTCTGCCAGTACATGGACCTCGTCTCTGCCA gCAGCGACTGTAACGGCGCCCGGCAGACTGAAGTGGTGAACAAACAGGAGGAGTTCCTGCCTCCCAGTCCGCTGCTGTCCGCCTACCTGGAGCAGatgagctga